The genomic region ataaaaacaggtaaTCAGGTAATTCAGGTAATAACACAGTATTACATCAGGGAAGCAttcctgtaattttaaaagcagccaTGGCCCTCTCCAGACAGAAGGCAATGCTCTGGGAAGGCAATATATTTCTCCATGTCCTTCCTTGGTAATTAAGCATTGTCTATATCCAAAACAGCTCTGTAAACCTCCTTCCTTTCTTAATTATGCAATGCCACAGAAAGTTAAGATAGTGGAACCTGGACACAGCTAGTTTGCTCAGCATCATATTATTCAATACACTGTGGCACAGGGTCTCCCCAGGCTGGCAACATCCAGTCTAGGGCCCCAGTAAAACCCAGTCTCAGCACTGTATTCCCCTTATATTGTATTTAAAGTTGTCATTCAGTAGTTACAGAATGCATCCCAGGTGCTGGAGGAAATGGTGAATGCACATCTTTTGTTACTAGATGCTGACACCTTCACACTTGCTTTGCTGTGAATAAACTCATTTCACATCCAGAAAGCCCACTGCCAAGGAGTGTTCCATAAGGCATGGTACAATGCCAGGAAactctcatgaaaaaaaaacaacatagtCTGTTTGTGGCTCCAAAGAATTTTAACAGACCCACAGCAAACCTGGAAGGAGACAAAGTCCTTGCTTTCAAGTCGTCCGAAGGCACCTCAAAAGACCTTTCTTAGCTGCCATATGGGAGCTGATTCATCTTTCACTAGGCATGCCCACTTCCCAGGCAGTACCTCCTGCACCGAGATCTGTGCATGTCCCAAGCAATCCTTCAAAGAATATGTGAAACAGCCACTGTGACTGCAAGACCTGGCATGCAGCTATGGGTACTAATGGCAGCCTAGCCATCTGATACAATCAACGTGGTTTTGCCTTCTCCTGCAGTCAGTCTTGTGATCACATGATATGCTCCAGAACTCATGGGgtatttttagcaaaaaaaaccccaacataaAAGGGGACAAGGTTGAAGAGCAGAGGTTTTTCCTGGACATGGCTTTGTCACTTACAAAGGTCTGCTAACCCGCAAAGCCAGAGACCACCTCTCCCACAGAGTACTTGCAATGCTTTTGCACAAAACTGGTAACTTAGGAGTTACCAGCGTTTCAGAGATAAGTAGAAAGGTTGCTGCCATTTGATCAATGCACAAGTTAGGTGAATGAGAACTTCACCCAACAGGTGAGACACCAGGCTGGGGCCAGCTTAACAGAATGAACCTGAAATGCAACACCTTCATCTTCACAAGATTTGTGGCCAACGGGTGTTTAACAGGCAGCTCCTCAGGAATCCTTGCTCAGGTGGTTACAGGCTCTCCTCtcgctgcctccctgcctcaTCCATTCCAGCCAGGTTTCCAGGGTTGCTCAGCAAGCACATTCAAACAATTCCTTACCAAACACATACAGACTGATGTTTTTGCATGCTCTACTGCAGCTATTTTTTCATGCAAACAGTAAACACCATGCCCCTAACAGCTTGGAAATGTCTCCCCAGAACTGAAGTAGCCAgatcaaaagcagaaatatgtaTACAGCCCAActcaatttttcagaaaatatgagTCAGGTCCCCAAAATCAAAGGGTTGTACTGGTTCTGGTCAAATGTAAGGTCAATAGTGCTCTGCCTTGGCTGGACCGAGCTGCTCATTTATTAACTTTGCTTGCCCAGACACAAGCAAATATCTTAggactgctctcccctcccaccccagtgaCACTTGCactgtgctcctgcagccccacaaCCTCTTGTCCCACCACCCAGCAGGTAACCAGGTAGTCAACAGAACTCCCATTCCTGTATTGACTCTGTTAATTACAAAAccattccttcctcttttcccttgcCTCTCACACTTGGTCTTGGTTTTTggtaaggttttttttgtttgtttgtttggggtggggtttttttcacttctttttctaaaagttTCTCTTGCTGTGCAGCTTCCTCTGTGCTTTGCAGGCCTCCTATGAAGCTCTCTGCTACTTGCAGTTCTCTTGTCTACACAGGGCTGTCATGGAGCACAGACACCTGCAACAGTAACATAACTGAGCTGAAATAAATAGCATTTCACCCATGAACTACATTTGAACCAAAGATTTCAGAAACAAAGGGTATGGATTATTTTATATACTCAGTCTTGCCAAAGTAATTAAGCCTTTGTATCACCACCCACataggttaaaagaaaaaaaaaagaaagctatgaCTATATTAGTAACCCTTAAttgctttcatgtttttcataatgaaaatttttcacaggATGTGAAAGCACATCCTCACTATTTGCCATGACAGGGAGCGCAGCTCGCTACGGGCACGGGATGGCACACCGAGGGCCCACCTCACGCTCCTATCTCCCGTCGTACAACACCCTTACGGTATCCAAATCCCCTACTTGTgtgggaaaaacaaaattaggaGGGCAGCTGTTTGGGCTGCCTTTCAGGACACCGGTACTTCAGCCACCAGCACACCGGCAGGCAGGCTTTTGCGATCCCCCAGCCGATCTTCGCAATCCCAAAGGCACTGCAGATCGGGTTCAGTTAAACTGGAAACCTTCCAGTCCCTGCGCAGcttgcagagaggaggaagaaggacgGTGACACCTCGCGGCTAAACTCCTTCATTACCTCGCCCTGGAGGAGGCCCACGGCGCTGCCAAGCGCAGCTACAGGGCACGTTGCCCGCTGAGCACCCCAGTGCCCGGAGAGCTGGCGCGTCCTCCTCAACTCTCCATCAGGTTTTAGGTCTTTCCTGGCAGGAAAACCTGCACGAGTGGGAAGGGGACAGACCCACGGCCGCCGGGTACCCCACCGCTgccgccctcccgcccccgcGCATGCGCGGCGGGTTGCCCTGGAGACGGCTGCCGCGGCGCGGGCGGCGTTGCAGCTCCCTCCGGCGCCCGCGGCCGGACCCCGCCATgctgcccgccgccggcggcccgGAGGCGGCCCCCGCCGGGCCCTACACCTACTGCAGCCGGCcccgcgccctgcccgcccgccccaAGTACCGAGCGCCGCCGCCGGACGCCGCTGAGCCGTGAGTGCGGGTGtccggcgggccgggccgggcggcgccgtccggcccgccccgccccgggaggGAGAGGGTCCTTCGGGGGAACTCGCACCTCTCGTCTTGCGAAGTCCTTCTGGCTCGTCGAGGCGTTAGCGTACGGGCTGCAGCTCTGTAACTACAGCGGTCTGTGCTCGGTGTTGCAGGGAGAAGGAACCCGTTCGCTACGCCAACCTCATGTATGACAGGAGAGTGGTGCGCGGCAACACTTACGCCCTCCAAGTCGTACCTGTGGTATGTTTCTTTTATGCAGATCATACGACAGCTTTGTTGAAAAGTAATAGGTAAGGCGGGAAAACGGTTCCTCGTTAATAATTTTAACGACCGAAGTTGTAATTTCCCCTAATATATTTCACGCAGTTGCAAGCTCTCCAGTTAAACTAGCACACGACtgttttcagcctttctttaaAGCACTTAGTTTCCCATGAGCTTCTGTaattgattatttttccccataagTACTTATGTTTTCCCCTCCCATTTCTTTAGTGTAATGATACTGAGCACAAGTCATCGCTGCATCATCGGTTACCATGTGCCTCCGCAGGTGTTACCAGTGAGAATAGCACCTCTTGGGAAATTAAGCTTTGGGGGAGATTTTGGCTTACCCTACTAAAGAAGCAGAGCTAGATGGTCCAGCCGTATACAAAAGCTGCTTATGCGGAGGCAAAAGTATTTTACTTCACCTGATACAGTGGTAAATGGTTTAGTGATACTCAATTTTCAGAGAATATTTCCATATAGCTACTCTGATCATATAAGAGTTTAAAGcagcctgtatttttaaaagctacctTGTGGAAATAACTTTGTGTTGTTCAATAGCTGTGTGTTAGAGTGACTTTCACATATGTCCTGTTTAAGAAGCTCAAAAGTGATCCTCATTTCAATCCACAAACACACTACCAAATCTAAAAGTTAGGGTGGGTTTCTTTTGCTTCATCAGCGACAAATTTTTACCTAGCAAATAATTCTGTTGATAATATGGTAACTGGATTTCAGTCCATTTGACCTTCTTAAAGCTTTACCTAGAAACTCTCGCTGGTCAGCAAGAACATGCCATTTTAATACACTTCATCTCGCAAAGCAAAGTCCTGTATATAATATCTACTTCCAAATAGCAACTGATTGCTTTTAGTATGAGAATCCATTAGTATGTGCCTATAGGCAGCTAGCATACCCAATTAACTTCACACCCCACAatctttaaaataactgaaaatgtaGGGTCAGGACCCAGAAAAAGTAAATTCAAAATGCTACAATTGTAGAATTGAAATCAAAAAACaaccttcattttcctttagaGAGAAATTGTTATTATTTCCAAGCACAAAATGTattctgttttgtggttttgtttttcatcccTGCTCAGAGTACCCAACCCAGTCCCCTTGAGAttcaaaggcagaaggaagcaTGGAAAAGAGCACAGGCTAGAAAGCGCGCAGAAGAGCAAATGCAACAAAGAACACCTGAGCCTGTGGAAGGCAGAGAGCATATTCATGTGCAAACAGGTATAAAAGGCtgattgttaaaaaaaaaattatctgaaaacaaaaacttgcTGATTTGTATTCACTTACTAAATGGATGATGCATTTGGTAGAATCACATAGGGTTAAggttagaatcacagaattctAGAAACAGAGGTTCTCCTATCCTTTCCATTATGACCCCTTAATTTTAGCTGTATTTAATAAACTTAGCTAATTAGTGACATTTTTCCAGAGGTTCTCTTTCTCAGTTGTCAGTGTCTGTTCTCAAACACTAGTCAAGACTTCttcatttattctttcctttccagTATCATCAAAGAAGTTTGGTATATGCTTaaatttgaggtttttttaaattctgcttaaGACTACAGTCGTATGTAGGAATAAAGCTACTATTAAAAACTGGGGGGATACACCCTAAGTTAGAATAGGAAACTGCCCTATTTGtgggaaaacaattttatttgtaggaaaaacaaaatttggcAGTGGGATAGTCATGAGGGGGGTGTAATGTATTGCTGTGCCCTCTGAAAATCATTTCAGCTTGGACTGACTTACAAACTGGGAAAACAGGTGTGTTACATGCTAATCAGACATGGCCTTTGGCTTCTGAACattccctctgccccagccccactgaaCCTCCTACCCCACCTCCAACGCACACAGCAACTTTTCACCTTTCAAATACTGTTGGATGCAGAAGGAGGCTATCTAGTGTGGAAGTCTTGGTCTCATGTCCTTACCACTGACTAGTGCGGATGATTTTAAGCACTCCACAGACTTTATTACCTGAGCCAGGCTATTTATCTCTGCAGTAGGAGACAGTTATAATTTAAATCAAGCACATGTTGTTATAGATGTTTGGTTACCTCAGAGCCACTTCTGGTGGGGCCAGAAGTAGAATATTCTTTAAACCCAACAGAACCAGTATTCtggtttcatagaatcacagaatgttctaagttggaagggacccacaaggatcatcgaatccaactcctgtccctgcacaggacagccccaaaattcacagcatgtgtctgagggcattgtccaaggGCTTCTTGGatagtgtcaggcttggtgctgtggctgcctccctggggagcctgttccagtgctccaccaccctctgggtgaagaaccttttcctaatatccaacctaaacctcccctggcgcatcttcctgccattcccttgggtcctataattggtcaccagagagaagagatcagggcctgcccctcctcctccccttgtgaggaagctgcagaccacaatgaggtctcccctcagtctcctcttctctaggctgaacaaaccaagtgactttagccactcctctTATGGTTTTCCCTCTAagcccttcaccaactttgtggccctcctctggacactctctagcagctttgtatccttaatgtactgaggtgcccaaaactgcacacagcattCGAGGTGAGGCCgtgccagcacagagcagagcgggacaatcacgCCTCTCAACTGGCTGCAGCGCAGTGCTTGATGGACCCCAGGACTTGGTTgaccctcttggctgccagggcacactgttggctcttgttcaacttgccattgaccagaaccTCCAGGTCCCTcccggcagagctgctctccagcctctcgttccccagtctgtatgtacatccagggttgccgtgccccaggtgcaaaaccTGGCAcctgcccttgttaaacttcatatggttggtgattgcacatacagtggagaaaaaattatgttttcaataTTATGGATTAGTAGATGGGCAAtcatccctttttaaaattgtccTATCCTGTTGACTATCAAGAATTGTTTATTCTGCAAGGTGGGCTGAAGTCTAGACTCTGACTTTTGAAACCTACTAAGAGAAATGCCCTTTTAGGAAGTGCACCAGACATTACAGAGAACGTGGCGTCAGATGGCCTATGCGGCAAACTGATCTATGTTTTAAGTTGAGgtgtctttttttaactttatagAAGACAGTTTATTGCACTCTTTGGATATAATTCACCTTGTAAAGTCATCAAAAATAGTTGagagttaaaattaaaagaatccAATTTACAGGATTTGTTGTGCTTTTGTTTCTAGAGCTGTATTTGGAAGAGATTAGTGACCGGATAATAGAGGTTGATATAGAGTGTCAAACAGATGCATTTTTGGACAGACCACCCACTCCACTCTTCATACCAGCCAAAACGGGAAAAGATGTGGCCACGCAAATAGAAGAAGGAGAGGTATGAAGCAAAGTCACGTCTACAAGTGCTTTCAAAACATGTCTCCCgtacaaaacacatttctgatGCAAAATTGAGGCAGAAACGGAAAGGAACTTATCCTCACAGAacatgccaaaaaaacccacaaaaaagtCCTTGATGTCTGCTGTGAGGTTAAGTGGAAAATTAAGGAAGGTACTTCTCCATGTGCACTGgttctgctgctttcagctaAGAACTACAATGTGGAGAAATCTCTCTGTAGAAATACAGCTTTCAGCTTACACATTTCTACAGCTCTCCCCTGTAGAAATACTGTCCAGCCTAAGAAGGTGTTGGGAACGCAGAGGTGAGCAGAAATAGGGTCCTGGTGAGTGCTCTGCTTCTCCCTGGCAGCCCCCACAATGGCTGTGGTAGGGTGTGCGGTGTGTCACTCATTTACCCCCCAGGCTGCATTCATGCCTCTTGCCTTAGCTGACACTGGGCCCCCCACCTGTACTTCTCAGGCCTGCCTTCAGCACGAGGGCTTTGTTCATCCTCCTTTTGTCCTTGCCAAGAGGCTAAGAGTGATTGTGATCGAGGGATATTTATCTCTGTTTCACTAACTCCTATCCTCAGTTGTTTGACTTTGATGTTGAAGTCAAGCCAATCCTGGAAGTGTTGATCGGGAAAACGGTTGAGCAAGCTTTGCTGGAAGTCATGGAGGAAGAAGAGCTGGCCCAGCTGTGGGCACGTCAGCGTGCCTACGCAGAGCTGCGTAATGCAGAACTTGCTGAAGTACAGCGcctggaagagcaggacagGCGATACAGAGAGGAGAAGGTAGGCCTTAGAATCACGGAATGTCCTGAGTTgaaagggacctgcaaggatcatcaagtccaactcctgtccctgcataggatAACCCTGAAATTCACACCATGAATTTCCTGACACCATGACTTATTAGGAGCAGAACAGGCCTGTCTGCACGCTTgtcagaagagagaaaactaTTTCCAGTACTGAAAGATAAGCAGTGAAATAAGCTGGATGTGCCCAAAAGGTTATTTTCAAGTTTGATATTCCTCAAAGTATTTTGGTGCTGTACAGCTGCACTCTGCCATTTGCTCTCATGCAGCAGCGCCatgctgttttgtttatttggagCAGTTGCGTTCCAGTGACCTGGTGTACGCAGACACCTCATCGAGAGGCCAAACCCAACAGTACCCTTTGTACCTGGTGCGGTTATTACTCAAGCCTTTTCATTATAACAAGTGCTAAATGAATAGTCACAGAGCTTGAAAGTGAGAGAGGCACTTCCTAATCTTTCACACTCAATGCATGCACCTACTGTATGTGCACACATACCTCTCAAGATCTGCAATTATTAAGCTATATTAGTACTATCTAGTAAATACAAAGGGCAAGCCTTAATTACTCACTATTCATCAGCCTTATATATTTGTGgtttttcccatgttttcctGAACCACTTTGAGTTTTAATCTTTAATTACATGAAATAGGGTATAAAATTAGAAAGATTAAAAGTTCAGGAAGTCCTGATCCAACTTCATCTCATACCAAGGCCAATGATCAGCTTTATCTGCAATAATAAAACAGACAGCCATGAGATCAATGCATACTAAGGTATTGTGTTCAATACTTTGACACGATTGTGATAAATGCTTACTAATGTATGCTAACCAGAGAAGGGTTTCATTTGTCCAGCTACAAGGCCCTTATTTTACAGACTtgccaaaataaaaaggtaTACCAAAGGAACGTGTTTCCCTCTAACCCTTGTGGATTTTAGTACTCCACAAGTACAAGCACTTGTTCACATGAGAAATTTTTGTGAAAGCTGGAGGCCATAAGTATCGGTACTCTTGATTATCTTTGCCATTTATGACTCTAACACTGCGATCATTCTTCAAAGTCTAGATTAATGGAGTAACAGCTAAAGGCCTGAGAGTTTTATATGCAATATTGTCTTGACAGGAACGTCGCAGAGTCCAGCACATGCaaatgctgcagaaacagaaagagacCACAGAGAAAATTGCAGCTCGGGCATTTGCTCAGCGTTACCTGGCTGATCTCATTCCCTCTGTCTTCAACAATCTTCGtgagagtgggtttttttatgacCCTATAGaaagaggtttgtattttttttaatatgtgaacTAAGTAATATAAAGGTCAAAACAACCATAAAACATAGCTTATTGTCCTATGATTTAGAATAGTGTCACAAGACTTTATTCATTTACATTTGTGGCTGCAGAGAGGGCTTCCAAAcgcaaatttttaaaacaaacgtTACTGGTCATCGGTACAAGTAGTCAAGAATAAGCAAGAGCTGACAGTGTTACAATGAGAAGAGCTGCTTTTGAATTGGAGAGAAATAAATGGGCGGTAAGGATTGGTAGAGGGGTGAGAGAAAGAAATCCAAACTGAAGTAAACGTATTGTGATAGGACAGGCAAGGAAATCTGTATGTCATTCTGAATCTTTGTTAATGATTATCAGAGCAATGGAGAAATTAGTTGATTATAATTAGGCTCTGAAAATAACTTCAGAGTTGTACATCGGTGACTTCCAATCTTTTAGAATCAACACCATTCCTTATGGGCTACCTTGCTGCACCCCTGTTCCCAAGTCTCTGCACAGCTGCCCAGACCACAGCTTAGGAATGGATACACTCTCTCCAGAATGAGTCTCAGGGCAATACACTGAGTGTATTTTGCAAACAGGTCATGCTTTGGGACCACAGCCTACAAAGAGCACGATTTGAGAAGTACATGGGTAAGCAAGAGCTCTTTAGTCAGAGGGAACAAATGCTTTCAGCAGACAGAAGCCAGACGTCTTTGGAAAGCAAGGCAGGAAATGTTATTCTCCTGACTTGTTCAGGATAGTTATTTTCATCTCGCTAGAACATTACTGTGTGTCTCATCTGTGCTAGCTAGCCTTTCAAGGGTGCCAGACCCCTTTGAAAATCACTGCAGTTGAGAGGACTCTGGTCTGGATCCATAACAATGAGGAACCTCAGCAAAAGAGGCGGGAGATAAGAAACCCAACAACACCTGAGAGATTTTGTCTGGCTTTTGCAAAGCAAGTGTCTTTTGGCAAGGATATGCATCCCTTAATGATCGtagcaaatgaaaaacagcCCCAAGATCCTGTTGCTCATCCTTAATAAAAagacttttctctcttttctctcttttctctcttttctctcttttctctcttttctctcttttctctcttttctctcttttctctcttttctctcttttctctctttttctctctttctctctttctctcttctctcttttctctcttttctctcttttctctctttctctcccttttctctcttttctcccttttctcccttttctcccttttctccccactCTGTCTACCCACACTCTGTctctccccccccgccccgtcttATGCTTACAGATATTGAGACAGAATTCCTTCCATGGCTGATGACAGAAGTGGAAGAAACACTAGAAAGGAAGATTCTGGGGAGGATAGTTCTTGACTGTAAGTCACCAAATCCTGGAATGTAATCTGGGCTGCTTGATGTTCTTGATTGTTTTCCCCAGTCAGACAAATATCACATTTACAGGGTCATTGTGGGTTAAGGTAGAAGGTGTCATTTTAGCAAGAACTCCACGTACCCGtggcttttgtgttttgttttgggttttttactatATTAAGACATTTTTAGGTTGGAAAACTACTACTACATACACCTAGGGAATTGATTTtcaactgaaataatgaagCGTCAGTCATGCTGCACTACCCTCTCTCTGCTGTCTCTTTACTGTTTGAGATGTGTTGGTGCTGGGAGATGCAGTACGTTTGGCAGGAGCAGAACAGTTAAAGAGCACCAAGTCTTTTCTCTGCTAtaaaacttctgtttctcaTGTGTTGCACAGCCATCATTGCTGTGCTGTTCTCTGTAGTGTGCCTGATTGTGCCAGTGGGAACAGAAAAGCCCATTCTGTCTACAGCCACATGTGTATACCATGAAAGTCCCTTAACTCGTTTGTGTAAGCTCCCTGAGCTATGGAATATGTTCACCCTCCAtgaaaggaggagaggggggTAATCGTAGGCCATGGTCGACTGAGAAGTCAGGTGACCAACACTTTTCATCAAAACAAGGGCTTGCCTCCTCAGCAGTCAATAATCATGttcttgcttttgaaatagATTAAAATATCGGTGGTCTTTTGGGCTAGTTCAAGCTAAGTGTTCAAGTTCTTTTATTACTCAGTCTTCAGAGGCTGTAGCTGAAATACCTGAACAATGTAACATCTGTCTTGTGTAGAAACACAAAATTATGATGAATGCATGTGGTCCACCGTGGTGGTCCTAGATCAAACCACTTTTTATACTTGCGTTACATCTTTCATTCGTATGGTTTTCCTCCTACTGTGATTTTGGGTTTGAATtatctttgtgtttgtttcctttgtgtttattttcagtttaaccAGGATCCTTTGTTAGGGTATAATTTGGATAATTACAGCTGGTCTGTTAGGTATTTTA from Phalacrocorax carbo chromosome 3, bPhaCar2.1, whole genome shotgun sequence harbors:
- the RSPH3 gene encoding radial spoke head protein 3 homolog, producing the protein MLPAAGGPEAAPAGPYTYCSRPRALPARPKYRAPPPDAAEPEKEPVRYANLMYDRRVVRGNTYALQVVPVSTQPSPLEIQRQKEAWKRAQARKRAEEQMQQRTPEPVEGREHIHVQTELYLEEISDRIIEVDIECQTDAFLDRPPTPLFIPAKTGKDVATQIEEGELFDFDVEVKPILEVLIGKTVEQALLEVMEEEELAQLWARQRAYAELRNAELAEVQRLEEQDRRYREEKERRRVQHMQMLQKQKETTEKIAARAFAQRYLADLIPSVFNNLRESGFFYDPIERDIETEFLPWLMTEVEETLERKILGRIVLDSLICSVVEKRLDAFSHQPLSDQALAEELRPTDAAPQVASETEAADQPVTEEEETDQPVAEEQPSRHISFQLEESDQAGTEDLETD